The Paramisgurnus dabryanus chromosome 1, PD_genome_1.1, whole genome shotgun sequence genome includes a window with the following:
- the phkg2 gene encoding phosphorylase b kinase gamma catalytic chain, liver/testis isoform: MTRDIVLGDELPDWVGAKEFYQKYDPKEVIGRGVSSVVRRCVHKHTGQEFAVKIIEITAEKMTQQQLDEVKSSTLKEIHVLNLVKGHPSIITLIDSYESTTFIFLVFDLMRRGELFDYLTEKVTLSEKETRSIMRALLEAVEYLHSLNIVHRDLKPENVLLDDQGHIKLSDFGFSVQLGPKEKLRELCGTPGYLAPEILKCSMDETHEGYGKEVDLWACGVILFTLLAGSPPFWHRKQLLMLRMIMDGRYQFSSPEWDDRSDTVKDLISRLLVLDPTIRLTAEQALSHPFFRQYQKEDVRLFSPRKTFRVLILSVLACIRMQCRYYRARPLTKELLARDPYSLRGVRKLIDGCAFRIYGHWVKKGEQQNRAALFQNTSKIILLDLDEFES, translated from the exons ATGACTCGTGATATCGTCCTTGGAGATGAACTGCCTGACTGGGTCGGAGCAAAAGAGTTTTATCAGAAATATGATCCCAAAGAAGTGATTGGAAG AGGTGTGAGCAGTGTGGTGCGCAGAtgtgtacacaaacacacaggacaAGAGTTTGCAGTTAAAATCATTGAGATCACTGCAGAGAAGATGACACAACAACAGTTAGATGAAGTTAAGAGCTCCACACTGAAAGAAATCCACGTGCTTAACCTAGTAAAGGGTCACCCATCTATCA TCACACTTATTGATTCCTATGAGTCAACAACCttcatatttttggtctttGACCT CATGAGAAGAGGAGAACTCTTTGACTACTTGACTGAAAAAGTCACGCTCAGTGAGAAAGAGACAAG GAGTATAATGCGTGCTCTTTTGGAGGCTGTTGAGTATCTACATTCTCTAAACATTGTACATCGGGACCTCAAACCTGAAAACGTTCTTCTAGATGACCAAGGACACATCAAATTGTCTGATTTTGGTTTTTCTGTCCAGCTGGGGCCTAAAGAAAAACTAAGAG AGTTATGTGGAACTCCAGGATATCTGGCACCAGAGATTCTGAAATGTTCCATGGATGAGACTCATGAGGGATATGGGAAAGAGGTTGACCT GTGGGCCTGTGGTGTGATCCTATTCACACTTCTGGCTGGATCTCCGCCGTTCTGGCATCGTAAACAGCTGCTGATGCTGAGAATGATCATGGATGGTCGGTATCAGTTTAGCTCTCCGGAGTGGGATGACAGGTCTGACACGGTGAAAGACTTG ATCTCAAGACTTTTAGTGCTGGACCCCACAATTCGTCTCACAGCCGAGCAAGCTTTATCTCATCCTTTCTTCCGTCAATACCAAAAGGAAGATGTGCGACTGTTTAGCCCCAGGAAGACATTTAGA gtCTTGATCTTGAGCGTGTTAGCCTGTATACGAATGCAATGCCGTTATTACCGAGCCCGTCCGTTAACAAAGGAACTTCTGGCGAGAGACCCTTATTCCCTCCGTGGTGTGCGTAAGCTTATCGACGGCTGTGCTTTCCGCATATACGGGCACTGGGTCAAGAAAGGGGAGCAACAGAACCGAGCTGCTTTGTTCCAGAACACATCTAAAATCATTCTACTGGACCTTGATGAGTTTGAAAGCTAA
- the cbx1b gene encoding chromobox protein homolog 1b yields the protein MSQTTESSADAAVTEAPVPQTETKQSTAGKKQNKKKVEEVVEEEEEEYVVEKVLDRRVVKGRVEYLLKWKGFTDEDNTWEPEDNLDCPDLIAEYLQSQKSAESGGKRRAETDGDGKESKRRKDEPEKLRGFARGLDPERIIGATDSSGELMFLMKWKNSDEADLVPAKEANVKCPQVVISFYEERLTWHSYPTEEEDKKDDKN from the exons ATGAGCCAAACGACAGAGTCTTCAGCCGATGCTGCTGTGACTGAAG ctccagtTCCTCAAACTGAGACCAAGCAGTCAACTGCtggaaagaaacaaaacaaaaagaaagtTGAAGAGGTggtggaggaagaagaagaggagTATGTTGTGGAGAAAGTCTTGGATCGGCGTGTGGTGAAGGGAAGAGTTGAATACCTCCTTAAATGGAAAGGCTTTACTGA TGAGGACAATACCTGGGAACCAGAAGACAACCTGGACTGTCCTGACCTCATAGCAGAATACCTTCAGTCACAGAAATCTGCCGAATCTGGAGGCAAGAGGCGGGCCGAGACGGACGGAGATGGAAAAGAATCGAAAAGGCGCAAGGATGAG CCTGAGAAACTCAGAGGTTTTGCACGTGGTTTGGATCCTGAGAGGATTATTGGTGCTACAGACTCAAGTGGAGAGCTCATGTTCCTCATGAAATG GAAAAACTCTGATGAAGCTGATCTTGTACCAGCCAAGGAGGCCAATGTAAAGTGCCCGCAAGTGGTCATTTCCTTTTATGAGGAACGCCTCACTTGGCATTCATATCCTACTGAAGAGGAAGATAAAAAAgatgataaaaactaa
- the nfe2l1b gene encoding endoplasmic reticulum membrane sensor NFE2L1b isoform X2 yields the protein MLYLKKYFTEGLIQFTILLSLIGVPVDLDTYLNNQLPPLREIILGPSSAYTQTQFHNLRNTLDGYGIHPKSVDLDHFFATRRLLNQVRSLDHLRVPSTELSAWLVHRDPETVVSATSQSGPSIALDNGGSLEDVNNSEASAMRGAGSATETTYSPSGEDSLGAVAPEDIQEQANRESSDDLSKEDIDLIDILWRQDIDLGAGREVFNYSSRQKESETDKPSEENEEAGGREENWRNGLNLQAVPSLTHVDGETGESIPEEECLRLLEATFPFGEEQELRASTEETPSTSQGLPIQAPLSQSDTPLDLEQQWQDIMSIMELQDMEVNNTAVNITINDPNNNNNVSTPESATVESFGALPSTLINEDVSLHQASLPSCSQDFPTLFNPELDSTGVQQPTLVRLSSSNSSNINSTFGATNLTGLFLPQPLNITTNLTTTPVMPDPFTTLLEESMLDEISLLDLAMEEGFSQAQASQLEDELDSDSGLSLDSSHSPASPSNSETSCSSAASSSSTSATFSEEGAVGYSTDSEAATAETEEGAVGGYQPEYSKLCRMSFQDPSQFHGVPQLESVNHNHTYNLPLASPYSEHSQVSPSSSKKGNNKQTQQTKLQPPHDFVDRHSSRDERRARAMDIPFSNEKIINLPVEEFNELLAKYHLNEDQMSLIRDIRRRGKNKMAAQNCRKRKLDTILNLEQGVQDLRRDKSRLLKEKMEFIKSIRQMKQKVQNLYQEVFAQLRDEEGRPYSASEYSLQYGPDGSVLLMPRSMTTEQGKKPEKKQKDKKK from the exons ATGCTTTACTTGAAAAAGTACTTCACAGAGGGTCTTATTCAGTTCACTATCCTCCTGAGTCTAATTGGGGTGCCGGTGGACTTGGACACCTACTTAAATAATCAGCTCCCCCCACTGCGTGAGATCATTCTGGGCCCCAGCTCGGCCTACACCCAGACGCAGTTCCACAATCTCCGTAACACCCTGGACGGCTATGGGATCCATCCTAAAAGTGTGGACCTTGACCATTTTTTTGCCACCCGTCGGTTGTTGAACCAGGTGCGCTCCTTGGATCATTTGCGCGTGCCCAGCACAGAGCTGAGTGCTTGGCTGGTGCATCGTGACCCTGAGACTGTGGTTTCGGCAACCAGCCAGTCCGGCCCCAGCATTGCCCTGGACAATGGGGGCAGCCTGGAGGACGTGAACAACTCTGAAGCCTCGGCCATGAGAGGGGCTGGCAGTGCTACTGAGACCACTTACAGCCCCAGTGGAGAGGACAGTCTGGGAGCTGTGGCCCCTGAGGACATTCAGGAGCAAGCGAACAGAGAAAGCAGTGACGATCTCTCCAAAGAG GACATTGACCTCATAGACATCCTTTGGAGGCAAGACATTGACCTTGGTGCCGGACGAGAAGTTTTTAACTATAGCAGTCGACAGAAAGAGAGTGAAACTGATAAACCCAGTGAAGAGAATGAGGAGGCAGGTGGAAGAGAGGAAAACTGGAGAAATGGACTTAATCTGCAAGCAGTACCGAGCCTTACTCATGTTGATGGAGAGACAGGAGAGAGCATACCTGAAGAG GAATGTCTGAGGCTTTTGGAGGCCACTTTCCCGTTTGGAGAAGAGCAAGAG CTGAGAGCTTCAACTGAGGAAACTCCATCTACATCGCAGGGGCTGCCCATACAAGCCCCTCTATCCCAATCTGATACACCATTAGACCTGGAGCAACAGTGGCAGGACATTATGTCTATAATGGAACTGCAG gACATGGAAGTAAACAATACTGCTGTAAACATCACCATTAATGATcccaataacaacaacaatgtcAGCACCCCAGAATCGGCCACAGTGGAGAGCTTTGGTGCCCTTCCATCAACTCTCATTAATGAGGATGTTAGCCTTCACCAGGCATCACTTCCCAGCTGCAGCCAGGATTTTCCTACACTCTTCAACCCCGAGTTGGATTCCACTGGGGTACAACAGCCTACCTTAGTCAGGCTGTCTTCCAGCAATTCATCCAACATCAACTCAACGTTTGGAGCTACTAACTTGACCGGACTCTTTCTTCCACAACCTCTAAACATTACAACCAACCTAACCACCACTCCTGTGATGCCAGACCCCTTTACTACCCTGCTGGAGGAGTCTATGCTGGATGAAATTAGCCTGCTAGACCTTGCAATGGAAGAAGGCTTTAGCCAAGCCCAGGCATCTCAGCTTGAGGATGAGCTTGATTCAGACTCGGGTCTTTCACTGGACTCCAGCCATAGCCCGGCCTCTCCCAGCAATTCGGAGACATCGTGCTCATCTGCTGCATCGTCCTCGTCCACCTCTGCAACATTTTCAGAGGAAGGAGCTGTTGGTTACAGTACTGATTCGGAGGCAGCTACAGCTGAAACGGAGGAAGGGGCAGTCGGAGGCTACCAGCCGGAGTACAGCAAGCTGTGTCGCATGAGCTTCCAAGATCCATCTCAGTTCCATGGCGTACCGCAATTGGAAAGTGTCAATCACAACCACACTTACAATCTACCACTGGCATCGCCCTATTCTGAGCACTCCCAGGTGTCACCTTCCAGCAGTAAGAAAGGTAATAACAAACAGACGCAGCAAACAAAGCTCCAGCCACCACATGACTTTGTAGACAGGCATTCAAGCCGTGACGAACGTAGGGCGAGAGCCATGGACATCCCATTCTCCAACGAAAAGATAATAAACCTACCCGTCGAGGAGTTCAATGAGCTTCTGGCCAAGTATCATCTGAATGAGGATCAGATGTCCCTCATTCGTGATATCCGCCGGCGTGGTAAAAACAAAATGGCTGCGCAGAACTGCCGCAAACGCAAGCTAGACACCATCCTCAACCTCGAGCAGGGGGTGCAGGATCTGCGACGTGATAAGTCTCGGCTCCTGAAGGAAAAGATGGAATTCATTAAATCCATCAGACAGATGAAGCAGAAGGTTCAAAACCTTTACCAGGAAGTGTTTGCACAACTGCGGGACGAGGAAGGGAGACCCTACTCCGCCAGCGAGTACTCGCTGCAGTACGGCCCCGACGGCAGCGTACTCCTCATGCCTCGCAGCATGACAACAGAGCAAGGCAAAAAGCCTGAGAAAAAGCAGAAGGACAAAAAGAAGTGA
- the nfe2l1b gene encoding endoplasmic reticulum membrane sensor NFE2L1b isoform X1, translated as MLYLKKYFTEGLIQFTILLSLIGVPVDLDTYLNNQLPPLREIILGPSSAYTQTQFHNLRNTLDGYGIHPKSVDLDHFFATRRLLNQVRSLDHLRVPSTELSAWLVHRDPETVVSATSQSGPSIALDNGGSLEDVNNSEASAMRGAGSATETTYSPSGEDSLGAVAPEDIQEQANRESSDDLSKEDIDLIDILWRQDIDLGAGREVFNYSSRQKESETDKPSEENEEAGGREENWRNGLNLQAVPSLTHVDGETGESIPEELTSLGAQTSLSLQECLRLLEATFPFGEEQELRASTEETPSTSQGLPIQAPLSQSDTPLDLEQQWQDIMSIMELQDMEVNNTAVNITINDPNNNNNVSTPESATVESFGALPSTLINEDVSLHQASLPSCSQDFPTLFNPELDSTGVQQPTLVRLSSSNSSNINSTFGATNLTGLFLPQPLNITTNLTTTPVMPDPFTTLLEESMLDEISLLDLAMEEGFSQAQASQLEDELDSDSGLSLDSSHSPASPSNSETSCSSAASSSSTSATFSEEGAVGYSTDSEAATAETEEGAVGGYQPEYSKLCRMSFQDPSQFHGVPQLESVNHNHTYNLPLASPYSEHSQVSPSSSKKGNNKQTQQTKLQPPHDFVDRHSSRDERRARAMDIPFSNEKIINLPVEEFNELLAKYHLNEDQMSLIRDIRRRGKNKMAAQNCRKRKLDTILNLEQGVQDLRRDKSRLLKEKMEFIKSIRQMKQKVQNLYQEVFAQLRDEEGRPYSASEYSLQYGPDGSVLLMPRSMTTEQGKKPEKKQKDKKK; from the exons ATGCTTTACTTGAAAAAGTACTTCACAGAGGGTCTTATTCAGTTCACTATCCTCCTGAGTCTAATTGGGGTGCCGGTGGACTTGGACACCTACTTAAATAATCAGCTCCCCCCACTGCGTGAGATCATTCTGGGCCCCAGCTCGGCCTACACCCAGACGCAGTTCCACAATCTCCGTAACACCCTGGACGGCTATGGGATCCATCCTAAAAGTGTGGACCTTGACCATTTTTTTGCCACCCGTCGGTTGTTGAACCAGGTGCGCTCCTTGGATCATTTGCGCGTGCCCAGCACAGAGCTGAGTGCTTGGCTGGTGCATCGTGACCCTGAGACTGTGGTTTCGGCAACCAGCCAGTCCGGCCCCAGCATTGCCCTGGACAATGGGGGCAGCCTGGAGGACGTGAACAACTCTGAAGCCTCGGCCATGAGAGGGGCTGGCAGTGCTACTGAGACCACTTACAGCCCCAGTGGAGAGGACAGTCTGGGAGCTGTGGCCCCTGAGGACATTCAGGAGCAAGCGAACAGAGAAAGCAGTGACGATCTCTCCAAAGAG GACATTGACCTCATAGACATCCTTTGGAGGCAAGACATTGACCTTGGTGCCGGACGAGAAGTTTTTAACTATAGCAGTCGACAGAAAGAGAGTGAAACTGATAAACCCAGTGAAGAGAATGAGGAGGCAGGTGGAAGAGAGGAAAACTGGAGAAATGGACTTAATCTGCAAGCAGTACCGAGCCTTACTCATGTTGATGGAGAGACAGGAGAGAGCATACCTGAAGAG CTTACCAGTCTCGGTGCTCAGACCTCGTTGTCCCTGCAGGAATGTCTGAGGCTTTTGGAGGCCACTTTCCCGTTTGGAGAAGAGCAAGAG CTGAGAGCTTCAACTGAGGAAACTCCATCTACATCGCAGGGGCTGCCCATACAAGCCCCTCTATCCCAATCTGATACACCATTAGACCTGGAGCAACAGTGGCAGGACATTATGTCTATAATGGAACTGCAG gACATGGAAGTAAACAATACTGCTGTAAACATCACCATTAATGATcccaataacaacaacaatgtcAGCACCCCAGAATCGGCCACAGTGGAGAGCTTTGGTGCCCTTCCATCAACTCTCATTAATGAGGATGTTAGCCTTCACCAGGCATCACTTCCCAGCTGCAGCCAGGATTTTCCTACACTCTTCAACCCCGAGTTGGATTCCACTGGGGTACAACAGCCTACCTTAGTCAGGCTGTCTTCCAGCAATTCATCCAACATCAACTCAACGTTTGGAGCTACTAACTTGACCGGACTCTTTCTTCCACAACCTCTAAACATTACAACCAACCTAACCACCACTCCTGTGATGCCAGACCCCTTTACTACCCTGCTGGAGGAGTCTATGCTGGATGAAATTAGCCTGCTAGACCTTGCAATGGAAGAAGGCTTTAGCCAAGCCCAGGCATCTCAGCTTGAGGATGAGCTTGATTCAGACTCGGGTCTTTCACTGGACTCCAGCCATAGCCCGGCCTCTCCCAGCAATTCGGAGACATCGTGCTCATCTGCTGCATCGTCCTCGTCCACCTCTGCAACATTTTCAGAGGAAGGAGCTGTTGGTTACAGTACTGATTCGGAGGCAGCTACAGCTGAAACGGAGGAAGGGGCAGTCGGAGGCTACCAGCCGGAGTACAGCAAGCTGTGTCGCATGAGCTTCCAAGATCCATCTCAGTTCCATGGCGTACCGCAATTGGAAAGTGTCAATCACAACCACACTTACAATCTACCACTGGCATCGCCCTATTCTGAGCACTCCCAGGTGTCACCTTCCAGCAGTAAGAAAGGTAATAACAAACAGACGCAGCAAACAAAGCTCCAGCCACCACATGACTTTGTAGACAGGCATTCAAGCCGTGACGAACGTAGGGCGAGAGCCATGGACATCCCATTCTCCAACGAAAAGATAATAAACCTACCCGTCGAGGAGTTCAATGAGCTTCTGGCCAAGTATCATCTGAATGAGGATCAGATGTCCCTCATTCGTGATATCCGCCGGCGTGGTAAAAACAAAATGGCTGCGCAGAACTGCCGCAAACGCAAGCTAGACACCATCCTCAACCTCGAGCAGGGGGTGCAGGATCTGCGACGTGATAAGTCTCGGCTCCTGAAGGAAAAGATGGAATTCATTAAATCCATCAGACAGATGAAGCAGAAGGTTCAAAACCTTTACCAGGAAGTGTTTGCACAACTGCGGGACGAGGAAGGGAGACCCTACTCCGCCAGCGAGTACTCGCTGCAGTACGGCCCCGACGGCAGCGTACTCCTCATGCCTCGCAGCATGACAACAGAGCAAGGCAAAAAGCCTGAGAAAAAGCAGAAGGACAAAAAGAAGTGA